CCTCCCCCGGAGTTCCTGTTCAATGAGTAGCAGCAGTCCTTCCAGCCCCGCCGCCGCGCCGGGCGCGCTCAAGCGCTTTTTCGACGGCGATGTCTGGTTCTCCTTCCGCCATTCGCCGACCGCGATCGTTGCGGCGGTGATCGCCTTCATCTGCGTCTTCTGCGCGGTGTTCGCCGAATTCGTCGCGCCGCACAACCCCTTCGACCTGGCCTCGCTGGAGCTGATGGATGCGCGCCTGCCGCCGGCCTGGATCGACGAGGGCTCGACCAAGTACCTGCTCGGCACCGACGACCAGGGACGCGACATCCTGTCGGCGCTGATGTATGGTGCGCGCATCTCGTTGTTCGTCGGCCTGGCCTCGGTGCTGCTGTCGATGCTGATCGGCGTAGGCCTGGGCCTGCTGGCCGGCTTCGTCGGCGGCAAGGTCGATGCCTTCATCATGCGCATCTGCGACGTGATGCTGTCCTTCCCCTCGATCCTGGTCGCGCTGCTGATCGACGGTGTCGGCCGGGCGATGTTTCCGAACGCGCATGACACCCTGGCCTTCGCGGTGCTGATCTTCGCGATCGCGCTGACCGGCTGGGTGCAGTACGCGCGCACGGTGCGCGGCTCGACGATGGTGGAACGCAACAAGGAATATGTGCAGGCCGCGCGCGTGATCGGCGTCAACCCGCTGCGCATCATGCGCAAGCATGTGCTGCCCAATGTGCTGGGGCCGGTGCTGGTGCTGGCGACGATCCAGGTGGCGGCCGCGATCATCACCGAGGCGACCCTGTCCTTCCTGGGTGTTGGCGTACCGCCGACCAGCCCCTCGCTGGGCACCCTGATCCGCGTCGGCAACGACTTCCTGTTCTCCGGCGAATGGTGGATCACGATCTGGCCCGGCGTGATGCTGGTGCTGATCGCGCTGTCGGTGAACCTGCTGGGCGACTGGCTGCGCGACGCGCTCAACCCCCGTCTGCGCTGAGAGCTTTTCCTATGACCGCACCTCTGCTTCAAGTCCGCAACCTGCGCGTCGAGTTCCCGACGCGCCGCGGCACCCTGCTGGCGCTGGACGACATCAGCTTCGACATCGCACCGGGCGAGATCCTCGGCGTCGTGGGCGAATCGGGCGCCGGCAAGTCGCTGACTGGCGCTGCCATCATCGGCCTGCTGGACCCGCCCGGGCGCATCGCCAGCGGCGAGATCCTGCTGGAAGGTCGGCGCAT
This genomic stretch from Roseateles sp. DAIF2 harbors:
- a CDS encoding ABC transporter permease, which encodes MSSSSPSSPAAAPGALKRFFDGDVWFSFRHSPTAIVAAVIAFICVFCAVFAEFVAPHNPFDLASLELMDARLPPAWIDEGSTKYLLGTDDQGRDILSALMYGARISLFVGLASVLLSMLIGVGLGLLAGFVGGKVDAFIMRICDVMLSFPSILVALLIDGVGRAMFPNAHDTLAFAVLIFAIALTGWVQYARTVRGSTMVERNKEYVQAARVIGVNPLRIMRKHVLPNVLGPVLVLATIQVAAAIITEATLSFLGVGVPPTSPSLGTLIRVGNDFLFSGEWWITIWPGVMLVLIALSVNLLGDWLRDALNPRLR